One genomic region from Phragmites australis chromosome 1, lpPhrAust1.1, whole genome shotgun sequence encodes:
- the LOC133929254 gene encoding abscisic stress-ripening protein 5-like — protein sequence MADCYHGGRTVYSNTNECYDGGRTVYSNTDECYDAGRHGSRRVYSHTDECYDDVDRRRPAYADDCYNGGGYGAKQAAVYSEEDYSRGGYGGGQEYYKREEKEHKHRERLGEVGALAGGAFALYEGQRAKKDPEHAQRHRIEQGVAGVAALGAGGYAYHEHREHKEARHQGNEHRVPHGYYCN from the exons ATGGCTGACTGCTACCACGGCGGCAGGACCGTGTACTCCAACACCAACGAGTGCTACGACGGCGGCAGGACCGTGTACTCCAACACCGACGAGTGCTACGACGCCGGCAGGCACGGCAGCAGGAGGGTGTACTCGCACACCGACGAGTGCTACGACGACGTCGACCGCAGGAGGCCGGCGTACGCCGACGACTGCTACAACGGCGGTGGGTATGGCGCCAAGCAGGCCGCCGTCTACTCCGAGGAGGACTACTCCCGCGGCGGCTATGGCGGCGGGCAGGAGTACTacaagagggaggagaaggagcaCAAGCACCGGGAGCGCCTCGGTGAGGTCGGCGCCCTCGCCGGCGGCGCCTTCGCTCTG TACGAGGGGCAGCGTGCGAAGAAGGACCCAGAGCACGCGCAGAGGCACAGGATCGAGCAGGGCGTGGCGGGTGTGGCGGCGCTAGGCGCCGGCGGCTACGCCTACCACGAGCACCGCGAGCACAAGGAGGCCCGCCACCAGGGCAACGAGCACAGGGTGCCGCACGGCTACTACTGCAACTGA